One Pyrofollis japonicus DNA window includes the following coding sequences:
- a CDS encoding TetR/AcrR family transcriptional regulator: protein MTREEAEETRERIIKAAMKVFAEHGYFRAPVRLIAMEAGVSKGLIFWYFRSKDEIIQQVALKALPHDVIKTCLDEDLRGCSLLECIAQRYISKYSDETMTRLLIHTLDVKNVYESVDKLFRDTCEQMLGEVAKRSFPRVGEKRARTLARLFFGGLLCLVLSKPKDMSVQEYIEETIGIMRPYCGSGQEENKAG from the coding sequence GTGACGAGAGAAGAAGCCGAGGAAACAAGGGAACGAATCATAAAAGCAGCAATGAAGGTGTTCGCGGAGCACGGCTACTTCCGGGCCCCAGTACGCCTAATAGCTATGGAGGCCGGCGTCTCGAAGGGCCTAATATTCTGGTACTTCCGCAGCAAGGACGAGATAATACAACAGGTAGCCCTCAAAGCACTCCCCCACGACGTGATAAAGACTTGTCTCGACGAGGACCTCCGAGGCTGCAGCCTCCTCGAATGCATAGCCCAGCGATACATAAGCAAGTACAGCGACGAGACCATGACAAGGCTGCTCATACATACGCTTGACGTAAAGAACGTGTACGAGTCGGTGGACAAGCTGTTCCGAGACACATGCGAACAAATGCTCGGAGAAGTAGCTAAGCGATCGTTCCCCAGGGTAGGCGAGAAGAGGGCGAGGACACTTGCACGCCTGTTCTTCGGAGGCTTGCTCTGCCTGGTACTGAGTAAGCCGAAAGACATGAGCGTTCAAGAATACATCGAGGAGACTATTGGGATAATGAGGCCCTATTGCGGTAGCGGGCAGGAAGAAAACAAGGCAGGATAA